Proteins encoded together in one Hevea brasiliensis isolate MT/VB/25A 57/8 chromosome 16, ASM3005281v1, whole genome shotgun sequence window:
- the LOC110641722 gene encoding probable LRR receptor-like serine/threonine-protein kinase At3g47570: protein MAKWLSFYIAAVCWFLYAANPSTCLQNVTDRLALLSFKQAIERDPFQALSSWNDSLHYCDWQGVSCSRRHPGRVIALTLASEGLVGSLSPHIGNLSFLRVLNFQNNTFYGEIPQEIGRLQRVRYLKLANNSFGGNIPANLSRCSNLVYLDLIDNKLIGSIPAELGSLPKLGALGLAANNLTGSIPPSIGNLSSLYQISLRTNSLQGQIPEELSRLGKLIDVLLSENNLTGEIPPGLYNISSIEIFSMFLNQLHGRIPSDIGLTLPNLSSFALAYNKFTGSIPVTLSNASALQKIVLLSNHFTGSIPKNLGMLPNLHDVILAVNQLQDDLSFIDSLTNCSSLQQINVARNFLNGSIPKSITNLSKNIWILGLSENQLQGTIPLGLENLGNLRFLQLGWNFLSGPILTDFGKFQRLQYLTLSYNNFGGTIPSSLANLTFLSVLYMRFNNFHGTIPPSLGSLSGLIELDLRDNSLNGSIPPEVIGLSSLSFALVLSHNQLTGPVPSEVGLLQNILLLDLSDNRLSGTIPSSIGKCLNLEGLYLGGNLFEGEIPQAYSSLQGLRELDISRNNLSGKIPDSIAALDGLNLLNLSFNRLEGEVPKYGIFLNSSAVSLLGNNYLCGGIADLKLPPCPFPKSNKEKLSSALKVSISAVGAALFILLLGGSLIFWHRKRMSRRKGISVPSFNLPFLRISYAELFKATDGFSTSNIIGTGSYSSVYKGILEPTGTEIAAKVLNLHRRGASQSFMSECRALRTIRHRNLMKLLSACSSIDFQGNDFRSLIYEFMPNGNLDKWLHPGNTGEGGQQIVPGNLKLMQRLDIAIDIASAIEYLHNGCPSTIIHGDLKPSNVLLDNEMTARVGDFGLAKIVAAVSCGADQYPSSTSLAIKGTIGYVAPEYGMGDMVSIEGDVYSYGILLLEMFTGKKPTDDFFKDGLNLHVFVERSLPCNVKEVVDPSIDLSNDGRENLLNCLVLAMRIGVACSMELPTERMKIIDVIRELQNIKSRFLASEMEYPQKWGPKHLSREADLFL, encoded by the exons atggCAAAGTGGCTGTCTTTCTACATTGCCGCCGTGTGCTGGTTCTTGTACGCCGCCAATCCCTCCACCTGCCTGCAAAATGTTACTGATCGGCTTGCATTGTTATCCTTCAAACAAGCTATAGAACGAGACCCATTTCAAGCCTTGAGTTCTTGGAATGATTCGCTGCACTACTGCGATTGGCAGGGTGTTTCATGTAGTCGTCGACATCCTGGCAGGGTCATTGCTTTGACTCTCGCATCAGAAGGTTTGGTGGGATCTCTATCGCCTCACATAGGAAACCTTTCCTTTCTTAGGGTCCTCAACTTCCAAAACAATACCTTCTATGGCGAAATCCCACAGGAGATTGGTCGTCTTCAACGCGTGCGATATCTCAAACTCGCCAACAATTCATTTGGTGGAAATATACCAGCAAACTTGTCTCGTTGCTCCAATCTTGTGTATCTTGATCTCATCGACAACAAGCTTATCGGAAGTATTCCTGCTGAGTTGGGCTCTTTACCAAAACTTGGTGCTCTGGGCTTGGCAGCAAATAATCTGACAGGAAGTATTCCTCCCTCTATAGGGAATCTCTCATCTCTCTATCAAATCTCTCTACGAACAAATAGCTTGCAAGGACAGATTCCTGAAGAACTTTCGCGACTTGGGAAGCTAATAGATGTGTTGTTGTCAGAAAACAATCTTACTGGTGAGATTCCTCCTGGTCTCTATAACATCTCCAGCATTGAGATATTTAGCATGTTCCTTAATCAATTACATGGAAGAATCCCCTCTGATATAGGCCTCACTCTTCCAAATTTGTCTTCCTTTGCACTTGCATATAACAAGTTTACTGGGTCAATACCTGTTACGCTATCAAATGCTTCTGCTCTTCAAAAAATTGTTCTACTCTCAAATCATTTTACTGGTTCAATTCCAAAAAATCTTGGAATGCTGCCCAATCTTCACGATGTGATACTTGCGGTCAATCAGCTTCAGGATGACTTAAGTTTCATTGATTCTCTAACTAATTGTTCCAGTTTACAACAAATCAATGTTGCAAGGAATTTTCTCAATGGATCTATTCCCAAATCCATAACCAATCTCTCAAAAAATATATGGATCCTGGGTCTGTCAGAAAATCAGTTGCAAGGTACCATTCCCCTGGGTCTTGAAAACCTTGGCAATTTGAGATTCTTGCAGCTGGGTTGGAATTTTCTCTCTGGCCCTATTCTTACTGATTTCGGGAAATTTCAACGATTGCAATATTTGACTTTGTCTTACAACAACTTCGGTGGAACCATCCCGTCTTCACTTGCTAATTTAACATTCCTTAGTGTTCTTTACATGAGATTCAACAATTTCCATGGAACCATACCTCCAAGTCTTGGAAGTCTTAGTGGCTTGATTGAGTTGGATCTCCGTGACAATAGTCTCAATGGTTCAATACCCCCAGAAGTTATAGgcctttcttctctttctttcgcACTTGTTTTATCTCACAATCAACTCACTGGTCCTGTTCCATCAGAAGTTGGCTTACTTCAAAACATTCTCTTGTTGGATTTATCTGACAATAGACTATCTGGCACAATTCCAAGCTCCATTGGAAAGTGCTTGAATCTAGAAGGTCTTTACCTGGGGGGTAATTTATTTGAAGGAGAGATACCTCAGGCTTATAGTTCTTTGCAGGGTTTAAGAGAGCTGGATATTTCGCGCAATAATCTTTCTGGAAAAATTCCAGATTCTATAGCTGCGCTTGATGGGTTGAACCTGTTGAATTTGTCTTTTAATAGGCTTGAAGGAGAAGTTCCAAAATATGGAATCTTCTTGAATTCAAGTGCAGTTTCACTGTTGGGAAACAATTATCTCTGTGGAGGTATCGCAGATTTGAAGCTTCCTCCTTGCCCCTTCCCGAAATCCAACAAGGAAAAACTCTCCTCTGCGCTGAAAGTATCAATATCAGCGGTTGGTGCTGCATTATTTATACTGTTGTTGGGGGGTTCGTTAATTTTCTGGCACAGGAAAAGAATGTCTAGAAGGAAAGGAATTTCCGTGCCATCATTTAATCTCCCATTTTTGAGAATATCCTATGCAGAACTTTTCAAAGCTACGGATGGATTCTCTACGTCCAATATAATTGGTACTGGTAGCTATAGTTCTGTCTACAAAGGAATTCTTGAACCAACAGGAACAGAAATAGCAGCGAAAGTGCTAAACCTGCATCGGAGAGGAGCATCACAGAGTTTCATGTCCGAATGCAGAGCTCTAAGAACCATTAGACACAGAAATCTCATGAAGCTACTGAGTGCCTGTTCTAGCATTGATTTTCAAGGGAATGATTTCAGATCTCTTATTTATGAATTCATGCCTAATGGGAACTTGGATAAATGGTTGCACCCTGGAAATACAGGGGAAGGTGGGCAACAAATAGTTCcaggaaatctgaaattgatgCAGAGGCTGGACATTGCTATTGATATTGCTTCTGCAATAGAGTATCTTCATAATGGTTGTCCATCCACAATCATCCATGGTGATCTCAAGCCGAGTAATGTTCTTCTAGATAATGAGATGACAGCCCGTGTTGGAGATTTCGGATTGGCGAAGATTGTCGCTGCAGTTTCTTGTGGGGCTGATCAGTATCCAAGTAGTACTTCTCTAGCAATCAAGGGAACTATCGGCTATGTTGCTCCAG AGTACGGCATGGGTGACATGGTTTCCATAGAAGGAGACGTATATAGCTATGGAATTCTGTTGTTAGAGATGTTTACAGGGAAAAAACCAACGGATGATTTTTTTAAAGATGGACTAAATCTTCATGTTTTTGTTGAGAGATCTTTGCCATGCAACGTAAAGGAAGTTGTTGATCCGAGCATTGACCTATCAAATGATGGAAGAGAAAACTTACTAAACTGTTTGGTCTTAGCGATGAGAATTGGAGTGGCATGCTCTATGGAACTTCCAACAGAGAGAATGAAGATCATAGATGTAATCAGGGAATTACAGAATATCAAAAGCCGCTTTTTAGCAAGCGAGATGGAATACCCACAGAAATGGGGGCCCAAGCACCTCTCACGTGAAGCAGATTTGTTTTtatag